One Mesorhizobium sp. J428 DNA segment encodes these proteins:
- a CDS encoding SDR family oxidoreductase yields MPGKLSNKVALVTGGSRGIGRATALALAREGASFIGVHYGSNADAARQAVEQIEALGAKAVAIKADLAKGREAAIRIWEQFRDAALNHTGEPGLDILVNNAGVAPAVSLAETSEALYDEVMAINLKAPFFLIQALAKHIRDGGRIINVSTGFTRVAAPSHPAYSASKGALETLTLALAPELGRRGIAINAVMPGVTETDMNAEWLANPEARAGAEAMSVFSRLGTAEDLADVIAFLASNDARWTTGQAIDATGGARL; encoded by the coding sequence ATGCCCGGAAAACTGTCGAACAAAGTGGCCTTGGTGACCGGAGGCTCGCGCGGAATCGGCCGCGCGACGGCGCTGGCCCTTGCCAGGGAAGGCGCGTCCTTCATCGGCGTGCATTACGGCAGCAACGCCGATGCCGCCCGGCAGGCCGTCGAGCAGATCGAGGCGCTCGGCGCAAAGGCCGTCGCCATCAAGGCCGATCTGGCCAAAGGCAGGGAGGCGGCGATCCGCATCTGGGAGCAGTTCAGGGATGCGGCCCTCAACCACACCGGAGAGCCCGGCCTGGACATTCTCGTCAACAATGCCGGTGTCGCGCCCGCGGTCTCATTGGCCGAGACGAGCGAAGCCCTCTACGACGAGGTCATGGCGATCAACCTGAAGGCGCCGTTCTTCCTGATCCAGGCGCTGGCCAAACATATCCGCGACGGCGGACGCATCATCAATGTCTCGACAGGCTTCACGCGCGTCGCCGCGCCGAGCCACCCCGCCTATTCGGCGTCGAAAGGCGCGCTCGAGACGCTGACGCTGGCGCTGGCGCCCGAGCTGGGCCGGCGCGGAATCGCCATCAATGCGGTCATGCCGGGTGTGACCGAGACGGATATGAACGCCGAGTGGCTGGCCAATCCCGAGGCGCGAGCCGGCGCGGAGGCCATGTCGGTCTTCTCGCGGCTCGGGACGGCCGAGGACCTCGCCGACGTGATCGCCTTCCTCGCCTCCAACGATGCGCGCTGGACCACGGGACAGGCGATCGACGCAACGGGCGGTGCCCGGCTCTGA
- a CDS encoding TetR/AcrR family transcriptional regulator translates to MTEAVRKRGRPRVLKPEVGLEKAALLFWEHGYEGTSIADLTQAMGVTPPSLYATFGSKEDLYRQALDYAIEGENRRRAEALRGAPSAYDAMVFYLHDVAESISQPGKPRGCIVSSAVLQHSEASASVARDVAARRDAATRAIKDRLDRAVSDGELPADTDTDSLARFYAAVVQGMSAQACDGACTARLKQVADIALSAWPGERMDGRGSDGRARERLAAKASR, encoded by the coding sequence ATGACGGAGGCCGTCCGGAAGCGCGGTAGGCCGCGGGTGCTGAAGCCGGAAGTCGGGCTCGAAAAGGCCGCGCTGCTGTTCTGGGAGCATGGCTACGAGGGAACGTCGATCGCCGACCTGACGCAGGCGATGGGCGTCACGCCGCCGTCGCTCTACGCCACGTTCGGCTCGAAGGAGGACCTGTACCGACAGGCGCTCGACTACGCCATCGAGGGCGAAAACAGGCGGCGCGCCGAAGCGCTGCGCGGCGCGCCGAGCGCATATGACGCGATGGTGTTCTACCTGCACGACGTTGCCGAGAGCATCAGTCAGCCCGGCAAACCGCGCGGGTGCATCGTCTCGTCGGCGGTGCTCCAGCATTCGGAGGCGAGCGCGTCGGTTGCCCGGGATGTGGCGGCGCGGCGGGACGCCGCGACCCGGGCCATCAAGGATCGGCTCGATCGCGCCGTGAGCGACGGTGAGCTTCCCGCGGATACGGACACCGATTCACTCGCCCGCTTCTACGCGGCCGTCGTCCAGGGCATGTCCGCGCAGGCGTGCGATGGGGCGTGTACAGCCAGGCTGAAGCAAGTGGCGGACATCGCGCTGTCTGCATGGCCGGGAGAGCGGATGGATGGGAGGGGGAGTGACGGCCGAGCGCGGGAACGGCTGGCGGCCAAGGCGTCGCGATAA
- a CDS encoding alpha/beta hydrolase encodes MRGDWMDAPLRYDRSYVYRLYEPKDPPERTIVALHGSGADEAAILPLARMLDQKARIVAPRGRILQNGERRWYRKLSPITFDQSSVRLEAETFSGFLDGLRRDGVTDPDRTLFLGYSNGANLVAATVLLHPGTIRQAVLMRAMSVLEAAPKADLTAARVLILSGATDEIYGSYGAMLGDLLKRNGAVVVQDTLSSGHECGEGDIAYARGWLDSVEGGVPATADAGASRG; translated from the coding sequence ATGCGAGGCGACTGGATGGATGCGCCGCTGCGGTATGACCGCAGCTATGTCTACAGGCTTTACGAACCGAAAGACCCACCCGAGCGGACGATCGTGGCGCTGCACGGCTCAGGCGCGGACGAGGCGGCGATCCTGCCGCTGGCGCGGATGCTCGATCAGAAGGCGCGGATCGTGGCGCCCCGCGGCCGCATCCTCCAGAACGGCGAGCGCCGCTGGTACCGCAAGCTGAGCCCGATCACCTTCGACCAGTCGAGCGTGCGGCTGGAGGCCGAGACGTTTTCCGGCTTCCTCGACGGCCTGCGCCGCGACGGCGTCACCGATCCGGACCGCACGCTGTTCCTGGGCTATTCGAACGGCGCCAACCTGGTGGCCGCGACCGTGCTGCTGCATCCCGGCACGATCCGGCAGGCGGTGCTGATGCGCGCCATGTCCGTGCTGGAAGCCGCCCCCAAGGCCGACCTCACTGCCGCGCGCGTGCTGATCCTGTCCGGCGCCACCGACGAGATCTACGGCTCCTACGGCGCGATGCTGGGCGACCTGTTGAAGCGCAACGGCGCCGTGGTGGTGCAGGACACGCTGAGCTCCGGCCACGAATGCGGCGAAGGCGACATCGCCTATGCGCGCGGCTGGCTGGACTCGGTGGAAGGCGGGGTGCCCGCGACGGCGGATGCGGGGGCGTCGCGGGGGTAG
- a CDS encoding OpgC family protein, with amino-acid sequence MRAERDTRIDVIRAIVLLMIFINHVPGNVYETFTLKNLGFSDAAEVFVLISGLAIGLVYGQKMKGEQAVRSALAIWRRAWVLFYTHIMTTVATLTIFCAAAVFALRPDLLEMINIGPLMEDPARVLVGIGTLGHQLGYNNILPVYMVLLVATPAIVWLLKRSMAGTLAASGALWLAAGLFQIAPANYPLPGVWFLNPLSWQFLYVIGIAGMMHVRAGGALPQHPLWTRLAIAYLVGAFALIHSPFWGQVTWFGLPEVLGGFNKTFLSLFRLLDVLALTYLVARWPAVSGLARTAPDHPLAILGKHSLPVFVTGTLCAMVAQVLRHLDQPSLGFDTLLIATGIATQLAIAYFLEWKAEMTRTAAAKAPKAKAAGEAKALPVSA; translated from the coding sequence ATGCGCGCCGAGCGAGACACTCGAATCGACGTCATCAGGGCAATCGTGCTGCTGATGATCTTCATCAATCACGTTCCCGGGAACGTCTACGAAACCTTCACGCTCAAGAATCTCGGCTTCTCCGACGCGGCCGAGGTGTTCGTGCTGATCTCGGGGCTCGCGATCGGCCTGGTCTACGGGCAGAAGATGAAGGGCGAGCAGGCGGTGAGGTCCGCGCTCGCCATCTGGCGCCGGGCCTGGGTGCTCTTCTACACCCACATCATGACGACGGTGGCGACGCTGACCATCTTCTGCGCCGCCGCGGTGTTCGCGCTGCGGCCCGACCTGCTGGAGATGATCAACATCGGCCCGCTGATGGAGGATCCGGCGCGCGTGTTGGTGGGCATCGGCACGCTCGGCCACCAGCTCGGCTACAACAACATCCTGCCGGTCTACATGGTGCTGCTTGTCGCCACGCCGGCGATCGTGTGGCTGCTCAAACGCAGCATGGCCGGGACGCTGGCCGCCTCGGGCGCGCTGTGGCTCGCGGCCGGCCTCTTCCAGATTGCGCCGGCGAACTATCCGCTGCCGGGGGTCTGGTTCCTCAACCCGCTGTCTTGGCAGTTTCTGTATGTCATCGGCATCGCCGGCATGATGCATGTCAGGGCCGGCGGAGCGCTGCCGCAGCATCCACTCTGGACCCGGCTGGCGATCGCTTATCTGGTTGGAGCGTTCGCGCTGATCCACAGCCCGTTCTGGGGCCAGGTGACGTGGTTCGGCCTGCCCGAGGTGCTGGGCGGGTTCAACAAGACCTTCCTGTCGCTCTTCCGCCTGCTCGACGTGCTGGCGTTGACCTACCTCGTCGCGCGCTGGCCGGCGGTTTCAGGGCTGGCGCGGACGGCGCCCGACCATCCGCTGGCGATCCTCGGCAAGCATTCGCTGCCGGTCTTCGTCACCGGCACGTTGTGCGCGATGGTGGCGCAGGTGCTGCGCCACCTGGACCAGCCCAGCCTCGGCTTCGACACGCTGCTGATCGCCACCGGCATCGCTACGCAGCTGGCGATAGCCTATTTCCTCGAATGGAAGGCGGAGATGACGCGGACGGCCGCCGCGAAGGCGCCGAAGGCAAAGGCTGCGGGAGAGGCGAAGGCGCTGCCGGTCTCGGCGTAA
- the ssb gene encoding single-stranded DNA-binding protein gives MAGSVNKVILVGNLGADPEIRRLNSGDAVVNLRVATSESWRDKNSGERKEKTEWHQVVIFNDQLAKVAEQYLKKGMKVYIEGQLQTRKWEKDGVERYTTEIVLQKFRGELQMLDARGEGGGGGQVSYDRGGRSGGSDFGQSGPSDYGSRGGGGGGGRPASRDLDDDIPF, from the coding sequence ATGGCGGGTAGCGTGAACAAGGTGATCCTGGTGGGCAATCTGGGCGCGGACCCGGAAATTCGCCGGCTGAACTCGGGCGATGCCGTCGTCAACCTCCGCGTCGCGACGTCGGAAAGCTGGCGCGACAAGAATTCCGGCGAGCGCAAGGAAAAGACCGAGTGGCACCAGGTCGTGATCTTCAACGACCAGCTTGCCAAGGTGGCCGAGCAGTATCTGAAGAAGGGCATGAAGGTCTATATCGAGGGCCAGCTCCAGACCCGCAAATGGGAAAAGGACGGCGTCGAGCGCTACACGACCGAAATCGTGCTGCAGAAGTTCCGCGGCGAGCTGCAGATGCTTGACGCGCGCGGCGAGGGCGGTGGTGGCGGGCAGGTGTCGTATGACCGCGGCGGACGCTCGGGCGGCTCCGATTTCGGCCAGTCGGGACCGTCGGACTACGGTTCGCGCGGCGGCGGCGGTGGCGGTGGACGCCCGGCATCGCGCGACCTCGACGACGACATCCCGTTCTGA
- a CDS encoding 5'-methylthioadenosine/S-adenosylhomocysteine nucleosidase, which translates to MHSSARFPGFLPAMAAGLSGLMMLAAPLGAVAAELLDPKPRIAVVSAFEPEWQVLKSELAEASEYRVNGRSFITGKLAGKDVVLFLSGISMVNAAMNTQIALDRFSLSAVTFSGIAGGVDPTLHIGDVVIADQWSQYLEAVFARETPEGFAIPPWMEEQGIAGYGMIVPRSVNVTRENASGEEERFWFPSDPGLLDAAREVAAKLDLADCVEENKCLTAKPKIVVGGNGVSGQAFVDNAKFREYVLATFGAKVLDMESAAVAHVAYSNGVPFLAVRSLSDLAGGSEGANEMATFMGLASKNSAAVVKAILQEMP; encoded by the coding sequence ATGCATTCTTCCGCCCGTTTCCCCGGATTCCTTCCCGCCATGGCGGCAGGCCTGAGCGGACTCATGATGCTGGCGGCACCGCTCGGCGCCGTCGCCGCGGAGCTTCTTGACCCCAAGCCGCGCATTGCGGTCGTCTCAGCGTTCGAGCCGGAATGGCAGGTGCTGAAGTCGGAACTGGCGGAGGCCAGCGAGTATCGGGTCAATGGGCGCAGCTTCATTACCGGAAAGCTCGCCGGCAAGGACGTGGTGCTGTTCCTGAGCGGCATCAGCATGGTCAACGCCGCGATGAACACGCAGATCGCGCTCGACCGCTTCTCGCTCTCGGCAGTCACATTCTCCGGCATCGCCGGCGGCGTCGACCCCACGCTGCATATCGGCGACGTCGTCATTGCCGACCAGTGGAGCCAGTACCTGGAGGCGGTGTTCGCCCGCGAGACGCCAGAAGGTTTTGCCATTCCGCCATGGATGGAGGAGCAGGGCATTGCCGGCTACGGCATGATCGTGCCGCGTTCGGTCAACGTCACTCGCGAGAATGCATCGGGCGAGGAAGAGCGTTTCTGGTTCCCGAGTGACCCCGGCTTGCTCGACGCGGCACGTGAAGTGGCGGCGAAACTCGACCTGGCGGACTGCGTCGAGGAGAACAAGTGCCTCACCGCGAAGCCGAAGATCGTCGTCGGCGGCAACGGAGTGTCCGGCCAAGCCTTCGTCGACAACGCAAAATTCCGTGAATATGTGCTTGCGACCTTCGGGGCGAAGGTGCTGGACATGGAAAGCGCGGCCGTCGCGCATGTCGCCTATTCGAACGGCGTGCCGTTCCTCGCCGTGCGCAGTCTGTCCGACCTGGCCGGCGGAAGCGAGGGCGCCAACGAGATGGCGACGTTTATGGGGCTGGCCTCGAAGAATTCCGCGGCCGTGGTCAAGGCGATCCTGCAGGAAATGCCATGA
- a CDS encoding GyrI-like domain-containing protein, producing MCRWCEGPVLGLDGFGIERREDARLAGLRWTGSHADAVAGGLAEALTRLRGRILEEAAFTPGPVVVVTLAGQGDEVRCFAGAKLTQDASTPAGLEEFAVEGADYAVASHHRSDGEVLDRYAAMLDWFRAERLIRDRSEIQHREEYPLHADFWRPETMRLMVPVKLDH from the coding sequence ATGTGCCGCTGGTGCGAAGGTCCGGTCCTCGGGCTCGACGGTTTCGGCATCGAGCGGCGCGAGGATGCACGCCTTGCCGGGTTGCGCTGGACCGGCAGCCATGCGGACGCGGTCGCGGGTGGATTGGCCGAGGCGCTGACGCGTCTGCGCGGGCGCATCCTCGAAGAGGCGGCGTTCACGCCCGGGCCGGTGGTGGTCGTGACGCTGGCAGGGCAAGGCGATGAGGTGAGGTGCTTCGCCGGCGCGAAGCTGACGCAGGATGCGTCGACGCCCGCGGGGCTGGAGGAGTTCGCGGTCGAGGGGGCGGATTACGCGGTCGCAAGCCATCACCGCTCCGACGGCGAGGTACTCGATCGCTATGCGGCGATGCTTGACTGGTTCCGCGCCGAGCGACTTATCCGCGACCGTTCGGAAATCCAGCACCGCGAGGAATATCCGTTGCATGCGGACTTTTGGCGGCCCGAGACGATGAGGCTGATGGTGCCGGTGAAGCTGGACCACTGA
- a CDS encoding MarC family protein, protein MPTIESLFNAFVTVLVTIDPPGLAPLFLALTRGMNRSERSQVALRASVIGFIVLAVFAVAGAAILNMFGITLPAFRVAGGLLLFFIAFEMIFERRNDRKEKSADVAITRDHIHNIAAFPLAIPLIAGPGAISATVLLSGSFPTLYGQVALLLILLAGIVLTWLVFFLAERIDGFLGQTGRSILTRLLGVILAALAVQFVADGIKALMAA, encoded by the coding sequence ATGCCGACCATCGAGAGCCTGTTCAACGCCTTCGTGACGGTGCTGGTGACGATCGACCCGCCGGGGCTGGCGCCACTGTTCCTGGCGCTGACGCGCGGTATGAACAGGTCGGAGCGCAGCCAGGTAGCGCTGCGCGCCTCGGTGATCGGCTTCATCGTGCTCGCCGTCTTCGCGGTGGCGGGCGCCGCCATCCTGAACATGTTCGGCATAACGCTGCCGGCCTTCCGCGTCGCGGGCGGCCTGCTCCTGTTCTTCATCGCCTTCGAGATGATCTTCGAGCGCCGCAACGACCGCAAGGAGAAGAGCGCCGACGTCGCAATCACGCGCGACCACATCCACAATATCGCCGCCTTTCCGCTCGCGATCCCGCTGATCGCGGGCCCTGGCGCGATCTCGGCCACGGTGCTGCTCTCAGGCTCGTTCCCGACGCTCTACGGGCAGGTCGCGCTGCTCCTGATCCTGCTCGCCGGCATCGTGCTGACCTGGCTCGTCTTCTTCCTCGCCGAGCGCATCGACGGCTTCCTCGGCCAGACCGGCCGCTCGATCCTGACCCGCCTCCTCGGCGTGATCCTGGCCGCGCTCGCGGTGCAGTTCGTGGCCGACGGCATCAAGGCACTGATGGCGGCGTAA
- a CDS encoding CPBP family intramembrane glutamic endopeptidase — translation MPPIETASPFRRYVALAREGRWGVPSIVIGVALTVALWIVTTVFVLFAASAIIGAWYVQSYGSISDRLQTVFTGRAGTATLFVTLGVLWGVVWAVLRIVHRRRLSSVLGTDRRIDVRDGLKAVLAGCLAFGLSILVSPDSPDLPVARSSLPLADWLVYLLPVAGLIALQASAEEAVFRGYLMQLLANRFTSPLVWAAIPLLVFTIAHWDPEVQTHMLLAIFGSVSLFAVAATVLVVATGNLGAAMGYHVVNNLFAFLVFSPQGNDDEFALYLYPALSDPRWTVSEAALVVGMEVLSCLLVLLLLLHRRSPLRVGRRPEAGCAPVSVE, via the coding sequence ATGCCGCCGATCGAAACCGCATCGCCCTTCCGGCGGTATGTCGCCCTCGCGAGGGAGGGCCGATGGGGTGTGCCGTCCATCGTGATCGGCGTGGCGCTGACAGTGGCCCTGTGGATCGTCACCACGGTCTTCGTCCTATTCGCCGCGTCTGCGATTATCGGCGCCTGGTACGTGCAGTCGTACGGATCGATCTCTGATCGTCTTCAGACTGTCTTTACCGGGCGCGCTGGAACAGCCACGCTGTTCGTTACCCTGGGAGTTCTGTGGGGGGTGGTCTGGGCCGTGCTGCGCATCGTGCACCGGCGGCGACTGTCGAGCGTCCTCGGAACCGACCGGCGAATCGACGTCCGGGACGGCCTGAAGGCGGTTCTCGCCGGCTGCCTCGCCTTCGGCCTCTCGATACTTGTCAGTCCAGATTCGCCGGATCTGCCGGTTGCCCGCTCTTCGTTGCCGCTTGCCGACTGGCTGGTTTACCTGCTGCCGGTCGCGGGACTGATCGCATTGCAGGCATCGGCCGAGGAAGCGGTCTTCCGCGGCTATCTCATGCAACTGCTCGCCAACCGGTTCACGAGCCCGCTCGTCTGGGCGGCGATCCCGTTGCTCGTCTTTACGATCGCGCATTGGGACCCGGAGGTGCAGACCCACATGCTGCTGGCGATCTTCGGCTCCGTCTCCCTGTTCGCGGTTGCGGCGACCGTTCTCGTCGTCGCCACCGGCAATCTCGGCGCGGCGATGGGGTATCATGTCGTGAACAATCTCTTCGCCTTCCTCGTCTTCTCGCCCCAGGGCAACGACGATGAATTCGCGCTCTATCTCTACCCCGCCCTGTCGGATCCGCGCTGGACTGTCAGCGAGGCCGCGCTCGTGGTCGGCATGGAGGTTCTGTCCTGCTTGCTCGTCCTGCTTCTGCTCCTCCACCGCCGCTCGCCGCTCAGGGTCGGCCGGCGGCCGGAAGCAGGTTGCGCTCCGGTGTCCGTGGAGTAG
- the gyrA gene encoding DNA gyrase subunit A: MSDLTKPPRGDEPDGIEPVSIIEEMQRSYLDYAMSVIVSRALPDVRDGMKPVHRRIIYASHESGYHWNRKHVKSARPVSDVMGKYHPHGDASIYDALVRMAQDWSLRVPLIDGQGNFGSIDGDPPAAMRYTEARLTKVAHELIEDIDKDTVDFQDNYDGSDSEPKVLPARFPNLLVNGAGGIAVGMATNIPPHNLAEICNGAIALIDNPAMELPDLMEIIPGPDFPTGGIILGRSGIYNAYSTGRGSVQMRGRVQIEQRANDREAIIVDQVPYQVNKSSMIEKMAELVREKRIEGISDIRDESDRQGYRVVIELKRDANAEVILNQLYRYTPLQTSFGVNAVALNGGKPELMTLIDMLKAFNQFREEVVSRRTKFLLRKARDRAHVLVGLAIAVANIDEVIKLIRTAPDPQTAREQLMTRRWPARDVESLIMLIDDPRHRINEDGTYNLSEEQARAILELRLARLTALGRDEIADELNQIGAEITDLLDILASRARIRAIVKDELAAVRDEFGTPRRTEIVDGGADMEDEDLIQREDMVVTVTHEGYIKRVPLSIYRAQARGGKGRSGMTTKDEDFVTRLFVANTHTPILFFSSRGIVYKEKVWRLPIGTPQSKGKFLRNMLPLEEGDRITAILPLPDESEWDKLDVMFATTRGTVRRNKLSDFADVKRNGKIAMKFDEEGDAILAVETCTENDDVLLTAESGQCIRFPVTDVRVFKGRDSTGVRGIAMNEGDRAISMTILEHVEAQPWERAAYLKRSVAERRLASAEGEGEEEVVLTNEEVGEGGELSDDRYEELRLHEQFVLTMTEYGYGKRSSSYDFRVIGRGGKGIRATDVSKVDEIGRLVAAFPVASTDQIMLVSDGGQVIRVPVEGIRFASRATKGVTVFKTAEGEKVVSVERISDASDDEGEGEAEAPSQPETPTE; the protein is encoded by the coding sequence TTGAGTGACCTGACCAAGCCGCCGCGGGGCGACGAGCCGGACGGCATCGAGCCCGTCTCCATCATCGAGGAGATGCAGCGCAGCTATCTCGACTATGCGATGAGCGTGATCGTCAGCCGCGCGCTGCCGGACGTGCGCGACGGCATGAAACCGGTGCATCGCCGCATCATCTACGCCTCGCATGAGAGCGGCTACCACTGGAACCGCAAGCACGTGAAGTCGGCCCGTCCGGTGTCGGACGTGATGGGTAAGTATCACCCGCACGGCGACGCCTCGATCTACGATGCGCTGGTGCGCATGGCGCAGGACTGGTCGCTGCGCGTGCCGCTGATCGACGGACAGGGCAATTTCGGCTCGATCGACGGCGATCCGCCGGCTGCGATGCGTTACACCGAGGCGCGCCTGACCAAGGTGGCGCACGAGCTGATCGAGGATATCGACAAGGACACGGTCGATTTCCAGGACAACTATGACGGCTCCGATTCCGAGCCGAAGGTGTTGCCGGCGCGTTTCCCGAACCTTTTGGTCAACGGCGCGGGCGGCATCGCGGTCGGCATGGCGACCAACATCCCGCCGCACAACCTCGCCGAGATCTGCAACGGCGCGATCGCCCTGATCGACAATCCGGCGATGGAACTGCCGGACCTGATGGAGATCATCCCGGGCCCGGACTTTCCGACCGGAGGCATCATTCTTGGGCGCTCCGGCATCTATAACGCCTATTCGACCGGCCGCGGCTCGGTGCAGATGCGCGGCAGGGTGCAGATCGAGCAGCGCGCCAACGACCGCGAGGCGATCATCGTCGACCAGGTTCCCTACCAGGTGAACAAATCCTCGATGATCGAGAAGATGGCCGAGCTGGTGCGCGAGAAGCGCATCGAGGGCATTTCCGACATCCGCGACGAGAGCGACCGGCAGGGCTACCGCGTAGTGATCGAGCTGAAGCGCGACGCGAACGCCGAGGTGATCCTCAACCAGCTCTACCGCTACACGCCGCTGCAGACGTCGTTCGGCGTCAACGCGGTCGCGCTGAACGGCGGCAAGCCGGAGCTGATGACGCTCATCGATATGCTGAAGGCGTTCAACCAGTTCCGCGAGGAAGTGGTGAGCCGGCGGACGAAATTCCTGCTGCGCAAGGCGCGCGACCGGGCGCATGTTCTGGTGGGCCTCGCGATCGCCGTTGCCAACATCGACGAGGTGATCAAGCTGATCCGCACCGCGCCCGATCCGCAGACCGCGCGCGAGCAGCTGATGACGCGCCGCTGGCCGGCGCGGGACGTGGAATCGCTGATCATGCTGATCGACGACCCGCGCCACCGCATCAACGAGGATGGCACCTACAATCTCTCCGAGGAGCAGGCGCGCGCCATCCTCGAACTGCGGCTGGCGCGCCTCACCGCGCTCGGCCGCGACGAGATCGCAGACGAACTGAACCAGATCGGCGCCGAGATCACCGACCTCCTCGACATCCTCGCATCCCGCGCGCGCATCCGGGCCATCGTCAAGGACGAGCTGGCGGCCGTGCGCGACGAGTTCGGCACGCCGCGGCGCACAGAGATCGTCGACGGCGGCGCGGACATGGAGGACGAGGACCTCATCCAGCGCGAGGACATGGTCGTTACGGTCACGCATGAGGGTTACATCAAGCGCGTGCCGCTCTCGATCTATCGGGCGCAAGCGCGCGGCGGCAAGGGCCGCTCCGGCATGACGACCAAGGACGAGGATTTCGTCACCCGCCTGTTCGTCGCCAATACGCACACGCCGATCCTGTTCTTCTCCTCGCGCGGCATCGTCTACAAGGAGAAGGTGTGGCGCCTGCCGATCGGCACGCCGCAGTCCAAGGGCAAGTTCCTGCGCAACATGCTGCCGCTGGAGGAGGGCGACCGCATTACCGCGATCCTGCCGCTGCCGGACGAGAGCGAGTGGGACAAGCTCGACGTGATGTTCGCCACCACGCGCGGCACCGTGCGCCGCAACAAGCTCAGCGACTTCGCCGACGTGAAGCGCAACGGCAAGATTGCGATGAAGTTCGACGAGGAGGGCGACGCGATCCTGGCGGTCGAGACCTGCACGGAGAACGACGACGTGCTGCTGACGGCCGAGTCCGGCCAGTGCATCCGCTTTCCGGTGACCGACGTGCGCGTGTTCAAGGGGCGCGATTCGACCGGTGTCCGCGGTATCGCCATGAACGAAGGCGACCGGGCGATCTCGATGACGATCCTGGAGCATGTCGAGGCGCAGCCTTGGGAGCGCGCGGCCTACCTCAAGCGCTCCGTCGCCGAGCGCCGGCTTGCATCTGCCGAGGGCGAAGGCGAGGAGGAGGTGGTGCTGACCAATGAGGAGGTCGGCGAAGGCGGTGAACTGTCCGACGACCGCTACGAGGAACTGAGGCTGCACGAACAGTTCGTGCTGACCATGACCGAATACGGCTACGGCAAGCGCTCGTCGTCCTACGACTTCCGCGTCATCGGGCGCGGCGGCAAGGGCATCCGCGCCACAGACGTGTCGAAGGTGGACGAGATCGGACGTCTTGTCGCCGCCTTCCCGGTCGCGTCGACCGACCAGATCATGCTGGTATCCGACGGCGGCCAGGTGATCCGGGTTCCGGTCGAAGGCATCCGCTTCGCCAGCCGCGCCACCAAGGGCGTGACGGTGTTCAAAACCGCGGAAGGAGAGAAGGTCGTCTCGGTCGAGCGGATTTCCGATGCGTCTGACGACGAAGGCGAAGGCGAGGCGGAGGCACCATCACAGCCCGAAACGCCGACGGAGTGA
- a CDS encoding peptidylprolyl isomerase, which produces MNRRSFMSAVALGAMLLGQPALAAEPENTMIITLKDGDVTVALRPDLAPKHVERIKELVREGAYDNVAFHRVIEGFMAQTGDVQFGDMNDGFNPDRAGTGGSDKPDLPAEFSSTPFVRGVLGMARAQDPNSANSQFFIMFTEYPSLNGQYTVVGEVEKGMELVDKIKRGAGGNGEVSDPDRMIKVRIAADNK; this is translated from the coding sequence ATGAACAGACGCAGCTTCATGTCGGCCGTCGCCCTCGGCGCCATGCTTCTTGGACAGCCCGCGCTCGCGGCCGAGCCCGAGAACACGATGATCATCACGCTGAAGGACGGCGACGTCACCGTAGCGCTTCGGCCCGATCTTGCGCCAAAGCATGTCGAGCGGATCAAGGAGCTGGTGCGCGAGGGTGCCTACGACAACGTGGCCTTCCACCGCGTCATCGAGGGCTTCATGGCCCAGACCGGCGATGTGCAGTTCGGCGACATGAATGACGGCTTCAATCCGGACCGCGCCGGCACCGGCGGCTCCGATAAGCCGGATCTGCCGGCCGAATTCTCCTCGACGCCCTTCGTGCGCGGCGTGCTCGGCATGGCCCGCGCGCAGGACCCGAACTCGGCCAATTCGCAGTTCTTCATCATGTTCACCGAATACCCGTCGCTGAACGGCCAGTACACGGTCGTCGGCGAGGTGGAGAAGGGCATGGAACTGGTCGACAAGATCAAGCGCGGCGCGGGCGGCAACGGCGAGGTCTCCGACCCCGACCGCATGATCAAGGTCCGCATCGCGGCCGACAACAAGTAG